A window of Cryptomeria japonica chromosome 3, Sugi_1.0, whole genome shotgun sequence contains these coding sequences:
- the LOC131874641 gene encoding uncharacterized protein LOC131874641, with protein MSSQGTSQDNMEIHSHSENDSEYEPENEGGDHGADPGAQSSSMASAAASTGCPSELLAPYARGHFDPKSPLKQFASQISVQGTASHSSGGTRKWKCNICDREWFGSISRVNAHFLFWRGKGVKHCKFLEEPKNIQYRIEFNRLWGVPDDTNISMPTTLSARASLHDSRNVPVPHTYHASQAGGMMFGSPSTSTSTVARTGKRKLHTPQSNPIADMFNVQLRDEIDESIGNFFFANGIPFHVSRSPYYRKMIDMVAKGGPSYVPPGETKMRTSILDKSYSKINILMEKMKACWVALGCSIVMDGWTNISHRPLINIMVTCAEGPYFLRAVDCTGHRKDADFQFQVLREAIEEVGPQNVVQVVTDAAYVCRAAGRLVEAAYRHIWWTPCCVHAMNNALKDMGKIDWIRGVVTDARDVQMFICNHHISHALFRTFAKKEFLKPVETRYASYFILLERMIELQEALQLMVMTNEWNRWAEAKTEQGRRVKEIVKSDVFWTDTKYIVSIISPVFQVIRYGDGDAPNLGEVYECIDSMLGQMRAAVRVKDPSLAFYNEQIRPIIQSRWDKLNTPLHMAAFALNPKWYKARPGRTTPIEDDEVKAGFFRCIEKMFDSRDAGTIRTEWGRFATLRGYSDAAKMDIDIMAQEDPLLWWKCHGPKSLTTTLAIRLLSQVSSSSAAERNWSTYSFIHSLKRNRLTSKRAEKLVAVHSALRLIDRKTLMYKESPAARWDVEPEEPSQIDEDDPTTSDAGLVGVSLRDLDPQESSSSSEEEFADD; from the coding sequence atgagctcccaaggcacgaGTCAAGataacatggaaatccattctcatagtgagaatgattcagaatatgaacctgaaaatgaggggggtgaccatggggctgatcctggagcccaatctagttctatggcaagtgcagcagctagtacaggttgcccttcagagttgttggcaccatatgctaggggtcattttgatcctaagtctcctctaaaacagtttgcttcacaaatatcagtacaaggcactgcatcacattcaagtgggggaacaaggaagtggaagtgcaatatttgtgacagagaatggttcggtagcattagcagggtgaatgcacactttctattttggagaggaaaaggcgtgaaacattgtaagtttttggaggaacccaaaaatatacagtacagaattgagtttaacaggctttggggggttccagatgacacaaatatttcaatgcctactactttgtctgctagggcatcacttcacgacagccggaatgtgccagtgccacatacttatcatgcttcgcaggcgggaggaatgatgtttggatctccatctacttccacttctactgTTGCCAGGACTGGGAAACGTAAGTTGcatacaccacagagcaaccccattgctgatatgtttaatgtgcagctgagagatgagatagatgaatccattggcaatttcttctttgccaatggcattccatttcatgtttcacggtctccttattataggaagatgatagatatggtggccaagggaggaccatcttatgtgccaccaggggagacgaaaatgaggacctcgatcttggataaaagctattccaagatcaatattttgatggagaagatgaaggcatgttgggtggcattggggtgcagcatagttatggatgggtggacgaacattagccatcgtccactcatcaacatcatggtcacatgtgcagagggcccatacttccttagagcagttgattgtacagggcatcgtaaagatgctgatttccagtttcaggtcctcagggaggctattgaggaggttgggccacaaaatgtggtccaagtagtgacagatgcagcatatgtgtgtagagcagcagggagactcgttgaggcagcctatagacacatttggtggaccccatgttgtgtgcatgccatgaacaatgcactcaaggacatggggaagattgactggattagaggagtggtcaccgatgcgagagatgtgcagatgtttatctgcaaccaccacatttcacatgcactattcaggaccttcgcgaagaaggagttcttgaaaccagttgagactagatatgcatcctatttcattctcttggagagaatgattgagttgcaagaggcattgcaactcatggttatgactaatgagtggaataggtgggctgaggccaagacagagcaggggagaagggtgaaggagatagtgaagagtgatgtgttttggactgatacgaaatacattgtctccatcatttctccagtattccaggtgatcagatatggggatggggatgcacctaaccttggagaggtgtatgagtgcattgactctatgcttggccAGATGCgggctgctgtgcgagtgaaggacccctctctagcattctacaatgagcaaatccggcctatcattcagagtagatgggacaagttgaacactcctttgcatatggctgcctttgccttgaatcctaagtggtacaaggctagaccgggtagaacgacaccgattgaggatgatgaggtgaaggcaggtttctttaggtgcatagagaagatgtttgattccagagatgccggtACAAtacgcactgagtggggaagatttgccactcttagaggttattcagatgcagcaaagatggatatagacattatggcacaggaggacccacttttgtggtggaaatgtcatggcccgaaatctttgaccaccactctagccatccgtctgctatcccaggtttccagttcttcagctgctgagaggaactggtctacatatagcttcatccactctcttaagaggaacagacttacctctaagagagccgagaagcttgtggctgtacatagtgctttgcgtctcattgaccgcaagacacttatgtacaaggagagtccagcggcacgatgggatgtagagccagaggagccttcacagattgatgaggatgatcctaccacttcagatgcagggctagttggtgtgagcttgagggaccttgatcctcaggagtccagcagttccagtgaggaggagtttgcagatgattag